A region of Dioscorea cayenensis subsp. rotundata cultivar TDr96_F1 chromosome 5, TDr96_F1_v2_PseudoChromosome.rev07_lg8_w22 25.fasta, whole genome shotgun sequence DNA encodes the following proteins:
- the LOC120261141 gene encoding calcium-dependent mitochondrial ATP-magnesium/phosphate carrier protein 3-like codes for MSGAVEQRVGFPSKMEGEQQQQQQQRRAGGGCNPVRKPGPVSMDHVLLALRETKEEREVRIRSLFNSFDSAGLGYLDYAQIEAGLSAMRIPPEYKYARDLLKVCDANRDGRVDYQEFRRYMDAKELELYRIFQAIDVEHNGCILPEELWDALIKAGIEIDDEELARFVEHVDKDNNGIITFEEWRDFLLLYPHEATIENIYQYWERVCLVDIGEQAVIPEGISKHVNASKYLIAGGVAGATSRTATAPLDRLKVVLQVQTKRAQILPAIKDIWREGRFLGFFRGNGLNVMKVAPESAIRFYAYEMLKNFIGSMEGESKSDIGASGRLIAGGMAGAVAQTAIYPMDLVKTRLQTYTSESGQVPSIGKLSKDIWIQEGPRAFYRGLIPSLLGIIPYAGIDLAAYETLKDMSRAYLNTEPGPLVQLGCGTVSGALGATCVYPLQVIRTRMQAQNTTSSTAYKGMSDVFWRTLQHEGLLGFYKGILPNLLKVVPSASITYLVYESMKKSLALD; via the exons ATGTCCGGCGCCGTCGAGCAGCGCGTCGGGTTCCCTTCAAAGATGGAGGGcgagcagcagcagcagcagcagcaaaggAGGGCTGGGGGTGGCTGCAATCCCGTCAGGAAGCCGGGGCCGGTGTCCATGGATCACGTCCTGTTAGCCCTGCGGGAGACCAAGGAGGAGCGCGAGGTTCGCATCCGCAGCCTCTTCAACTCCTTCGATTCCGCTGGATTGGGATACCTGGATTACGCCCAGATCGAGGCAGGGCTTTCAGCGATGCGCATCCCTCCGGAGTATAAGTACGCGAGGGACCTGCTCAAGGTCTGCGATGCCAATCGGGACGGCCGCGTCGACTATCAGGAGTTCCGGCGCTACATGGACGCCAAGGAGCTCGAGCTCTACCGCATCTTCCAGGCCATTGACGTTGAGCACAACGGCTGCATCCTGCCTGAGGAGCTCTGGGATGCGCTCATCAAAGCTG GAATTGAAATTGATGATGAGGAGCTAGCTCGTTTTGTAGAGCATGTGGATAAGGACAATAACGGAATCATAACTTTTGAAGAATGGAGGGATTTTCTTCTGTTATACCCCCATGAAGCAACCATTGAGAATATTTATCAGTACTGGGAAAGGGTTTGTCTTGTAGATATTGGTGAACAGGCTGTTATACCAGAAGGGATTAGTAAGCATGTAAATGCAAGCAAATACTTGATTGCTGGAGGAGTAGCTGGAGCAACTTCCCGAACTGCTACCGCTCCTCTTGATCGGCTTAAAGTGGTCCTGCAAGTTCAGACCAAACGTGCGCAAATTTTACCTGCCATAAAGGATATATGGAGGGAGGGGCGGTTCTTGGGATTTTTCCGAGGAAATGGGCTGAATGTTATGAAGGTTGCCCCTGAAAGTGCAATTAGATTTTATGCTTATGAGATGTTGAAAAACTTTATAGGTAGCATGGAAGGGGAAAGTAAGAGTGACATTGGTGCTAGTGGGCGCCTTATTGCTGGTGGTATGGCAGGTGCTGTTGCACAGACTGCTATTTATCCTATGGATCTGGTGAAAACACGGCTACAAACTTATACTTCTGAGAGTGGGCAGGTTCCTTCTATTGGAAAGCTATCAAAAGATATTTGGATCCAAGAAGGGCCTCGTGCCTTCTATAGAGGTCTTATTCCATCTCTCCTTGGTATTATTCCTTACGCCGGTATTGATCTTGCAGCGTATGAGACGCTGAAAGATATGTCTAGAGCATATCTCAATACTG AACCTGGCCCTCTTGTGCAGCTTGGATGTGGAACTGTTTCAGGCGCCCTTGGAGCAACTTGTGTTTATCCTTTGCAGGTTATCAGGACAAG AATGCAGGCCCAAAATACCACTTCGAGTACTGCTTATAAAGGGATGTCTGATGTATTTTGGAGAACCCTCCAGCACGAAGGTTTGTTAGGATTCTACAAAGGAATTCTTCCAAATCTGCTCAAAGTTGTGCCATCTGCAAGTATTACTTACCTTGTTTATGAGAGCATGAAAAAGAGCCTCGCTCTTGATTAA
- the LOC120261140 gene encoding phospholipase D alpha 1, with amino-acid sequence MAQILLHGTLHATIFEATSLSDPGRSSGGHPRFLRQLVEGIEQTIGLGKGAGKVYATIDLEKARVGRTRLIGDEPVNPRWYESFHIYCAHSAASVIFTVKFDNAIGASLVGRAYLPVEEILDGEEVDKWLDICDKENNPVGEAKIHVKLQYFDVSKDRNWARGIRSPKFPGVPYTFFSQRQGCKVSFYQDAHVPDNFIPKIPLADGKYYEPHRCWEDIFDAITNAQHFIYITGWSVYTEITLIRDSKRQKPGGDVTLGELLKKKASEGVRVLMLVWDDRTSVGLLKKDGLMATHDEETAKFFEGTDVHCVLCPRNPDDGGSIVQDLEISTMFTHHQKIVVVDHEMPNKGSQQRRVVSFVGGIDLCDGRYDTQFHSLFRTLDTAHHDDFHQPNFAGSSIKKGGPREPWHDIHSCLEGPIAWDVLFNFEQRWRKQGGKDLLLELRDLSDIIIPPSPVMFPEDRETWNIQLFRSIDGGAAFGFPDTPEDAARAGLVSGKDNIIDRSIQDGYINAIRRAKNFIYIENQYFLGSSFGWKADDIKPEDIGALHLIPKELSLKIVSKIECGERFTVYIVVPMWPEGVPESGSVQAILDWQRRTLEMMYTDIIEALQAKGIKADPRDYLTFFCLGNREVKKSGEYTPEEQPEPDTDYSRAQEARRFMIYVHTKMMIVDDEYIIIGSANINQRSMDGARDSEIAMGAYQPNHLSNREPAKGQIHGFRMALWYEHLGMLDDVFLQPESVECVHKVNKIADKYWDLYSSETLENDLPGHLLRYPIAVTSDGVVTELPGNECFPDTKARVLGTKTDYLPPILTT; translated from the exons ATGGCTCAGATCTTACTGCACGGAACCTTGCATGCCACCATCTTCGAGGCCACCTCCCTTTCAGATCCCGGCCGATCTTCTGGCGGTCACCCGAGATTTCTCCGTCAG CTTGTTGAAGGAATTGAGCAAACCATTGGCCTTGGCAAAGGCGCTGGTAAGGTTTATGCCACCATTGATCTAGAGAAGGCCAGAGTTGGTCGTACTAGGCTGATAGGAGATGAACCTGTCAACCCACGTTGGTATGAATCTTTTCACATCTATTGTGCCCACTCAGCTGCCAGTGTCATTTTCACTGTGAAGTTTGACAATGCAATTGGGGCATCGCTGGTTGGAAGAGCTTACTTGCCTGTTGAAGAGATACTTGATGGTGAGGAAGTGGACAAGTGGCTTGACATATGTGACAAAGAAAATAATCCCGTGGGCGAGGCAAAGATTCATGTGAAACTCCAATATTTTGATGTTTCTAAAGATCGTAACTGGGCAAGGGGTATACGAAGCCCAAAATTCCCTGGTGTGCCTTACACATTTTTCTCACAGAGACAAGGTTGCAAAGTATCATTTTATCAAGATGCACATGTTCCTGACAACTTCATCCCCAAAATACCGCTTGCTGATGGAAAATATTATGAACCCCACAGATGCTGGGAAGACATTTTTGACGCAATCACTAATGCCCAacattttatttacattactgGATGGTCAGTGTATACTGAGATTACCTTGATAAGGGACTCGAAGAGGCAAAAGCCAGGGGGAGATGTGACCCTTGGCGAGCTGCTCAAGAAGAAGGCCAGTGAAGGGGTTCGTGTTCTTATGCTTGTTTGGGATGACAGGACCTCTGTGGGGTTACTTAAGAAAGATGGTCTCATGGCCACCCATGATGAAGAAACTGCAAAATTTTTTGAGGGTACAGATGTACATTGTGTCCTATGCCCTCGGAATCCTGATGATGGAGGAAGCATTGTTCAGGATCTGGAGATCTCCACCATGTTCACTCATCATCAGAAGATTGTTGTTGTAGACCATGAGATGCCTAATAAGGGTTCTCAACAGAGGAGAGTTGTGAGCTTTGTTGGGGGCATTGACCTTTGTGATGGAAGATATGACACACAGTTTCACTCTCTGTTCAGGACGTTGGACACAGCTCATCATGATGATTTCCATCAACCTAATTTTGCaggttcttcaataaaaaagGGTGGGCCAAGGGAGCCCTGGCATGACATTCACTCATGTCTGGAAGGACCTATTGCATGGGATGTTCTGTTCAATTTTGAACAGAGATGGAGGAAACAAGGGGGTAAAGATCTGCTTCTAGAGCTCAGAGATCTGTCAGACATCATTATCCCTCCCTCTCCTGTTATGTTCCCAGAAGATAGAGAAACCTGGAACATTCAGTTATTCAGATCAATAGATGGTGGTGCTGCCTTTGGTTTCCCTGACACTCCAGAGGATGCTGCTCGGGCAGGGCTTGTAAGTGGGAAAGATAACATTATAGACAGGAGCATTCAAGATGGCTACATAAATGCCATACGCCGAGCGAAGAATTTTATCTATATTGAAAACCAGTACTTCCTTGGGAGCTCCTTTGGGTGGAAAGCAGATGATATTAAGCCTGAAGATATTGGTGCATTGCATTTGATCCCCAAAGAACTCTCTTTGAAGATTGTTAGCAAGATTGAATGTGGGGAGAGATTTACTGTTTATATTGTTGTCCCGATGTGGCCTGAGGGAGTTCCTGAAAGTGGATCAGTTCAGGCAATTTTGGATTGGCAGCGAAGGACACTGGAAATGATGTATACTGACATCATAGAGGCTCTTCAGGCAAAGGGGATTAAGGCAGACCCAAGGGATTATCTGACTTTCTTCTGCTTAGGCAATCGGGAGGTGAAGAAGAGTGGAGAGTACACCCCTGAGGAGCAACCAGAGCCAGACACAGATTATAGCAGGGCTCAGGAAGCCAGAAGGTTTATGATCTATGTCCATACCAAGATGATGATCG TCGATGATGAATACATAATCATTGGCTCAGCCAACATTAACCAGAGGTCAATGGATGGAGCCAGAGACTCAGAGATAGCCATGGGTGCGTACCAGCCCAACCATTTATCAAACAGGGAGCCAGCCAAGGGTCAGATCCATGGTTTCCGAATGGCTTTGTGGTATGAGCACCTTGGAATGCTGGATGATGTCTTTCTCCAGCCTGAGAGTGTGGAGTGTGTGCACAAGGTTAACAAGATCGCAGATAAGTATTGGGACCTTTACAGTAGTGAGACACTTGAAAATGATCTCCCTGGCCATCTACTAAGGTACCCGATCGCTGTTACCAGTGATGGTGTGGTGACTGAATTGCCTGGAAATGAATGCTTCCCTGACACCAAGGCACGTGTCCTAGGAACCAAGACCGACTACCTCCCTCCCATCCTTACTACATAA